One Lysobacter enzymogenes DNA segment encodes these proteins:
- the sppA gene encoding signal peptide peptidase SppA, producing MNETLPRRGPLARFFVGAWDAMNFTRRLVFNLVFFGFMLIVVLAMLFGGNTKPFQDRTTLVIAPEGNLVEQYSSDPASRALNRALGDKNPEVQLRDVVRALDAAKNDKRIERVVLRLDKLQSGGMAGLREVAAAVARVRAAKKEVIAFSESMDQKQYLVAAQANEVYLDPMGAMMLEGLGRYRLYYRQLLQDKLGVDVHLFRVGEFKSAAEPYILDAASEESKTADLFWMNDLWQRYLDDVAKARKLQPAALSAAIDELPARLDAVQGDLGKYALGLKLVDGLKTREEVDQILTKRGVADEDADGGFRQIAMDAYLFNLDRVVNPADSRPQVAIVVAEGEITGGEQPPGTIGGVSTAALLREARDDDNVKALVLRVNSPGGEVFASEQIRREIVGLKAAGKPVVVSMGNLAASGGYWISMNADRIYADPSTITGSIGIFGLIPTVPRALEKIGVHSDGVGTTRFAGSYDITRPLAPEVGQVIQTIINKGYADFTGRVAQARKKPVADIDAIARGRVWSGAQAKERGLVDELGGLQAAVDDVAKRAKLGKAEDFRVRYVEKTPSPFERFFAGFAGSGAGAAVLGRSEFAHSLLIKAVPQAAADLRFVENATKSGNGAPVKALAYCFCTL from the coding sequence ATGAACGAGACCCTCCCACGTCGCGGGCCGCTGGCCCGTTTCTTCGTAGGCGCCTGGGACGCGATGAACTTCACCCGCCGGTTGGTCTTCAACCTGGTGTTCTTCGGTTTCATGCTGATCGTGGTGCTGGCGATGCTGTTCGGCGGCAACACCAAGCCGTTCCAGGACCGCACCACCCTGGTGATCGCGCCGGAAGGCAATCTGGTCGAGCAGTACAGCTCCGACCCGGCCTCGCGCGCGCTCAACCGCGCCCTCGGCGACAAGAATCCGGAAGTGCAGCTGCGCGACGTCGTGCGCGCGCTGGACGCGGCCAAGAACGACAAGCGCATCGAGCGCGTGGTGCTGCGCCTGGACAAGCTCCAGTCCGGCGGCATGGCCGGCCTGCGCGAGGTCGCCGCCGCGGTGGCGCGGGTGCGCGCGGCCAAGAAGGAAGTGATCGCCTTCTCCGAGAGCATGGACCAGAAGCAGTACCTGGTCGCCGCGCAGGCCAACGAGGTCTATCTCGACCCGATGGGCGCGATGATGCTCGAGGGCCTGGGCCGTTACCGCCTGTACTACCGCCAGCTGCTGCAGGACAAGCTCGGCGTGGACGTGCACCTGTTCCGGGTCGGCGAGTTCAAGTCGGCCGCCGAGCCCTACATCCTCGACGCCGCCTCGGAAGAGTCCAAGACCGCCGACCTGTTCTGGATGAACGACCTGTGGCAGCGCTATCTAGATGACGTGGCCAAGGCGCGCAAGCTGCAGCCGGCCGCGCTGAGCGCGGCGATCGACGAACTGCCGGCGCGCCTGGACGCGGTCCAGGGCGACCTGGGCAAGTACGCGCTCGGCCTGAAGCTGGTCGACGGGCTGAAGACGCGCGAGGAAGTGGACCAGATCCTGACCAAGCGCGGCGTCGCCGACGAGGACGCCGACGGCGGCTTCCGCCAGATCGCGATGGACGCCTATCTGTTCAACCTCGACCGCGTGGTCAACCCGGCCGACAGCCGCCCGCAGGTCGCCATCGTCGTGGCCGAGGGCGAGATCACCGGCGGCGAGCAGCCGCCGGGCACGATCGGCGGCGTCTCCACCGCCGCGCTGCTGCGCGAGGCGCGCGACGACGACAACGTCAAGGCGCTGGTGCTGCGGGTCAACTCGCCCGGCGGCGAAGTGTTCGCCTCCGAGCAGATCCGCCGCGAGATCGTCGGCCTGAAGGCCGCCGGCAAGCCGGTGGTGGTGTCGATGGGCAACCTGGCGGCGTCGGGCGGTTACTGGATCTCGATGAACGCCGACCGCATCTATGCCGATCCCTCGACCATCACCGGTTCGATCGGCATCTTCGGCCTGATCCCGACCGTGCCGCGCGCGCTGGAGAAGATCGGCGTGCATTCCGATGGCGTCGGCACCACGCGTTTCGCCGGCTCCTACGACATCACCCGGCCGCTGGCGCCGGAAGTCGGCCAGGTGATCCAGACCATCATCAACAAGGGCTATGCCGACTTCACCGGCCGCGTCGCGCAGGCGCGCAAGAAGCCGGTGGCCGACATCGACGCCATCGCCCGCGGCCGCGTGTGGAGCGGCGCGCAGGCCAAGGAACGCGGTCTGGTCGACGAGCTGGGCGGCCTGCAGGCCGCGGTCGACGACGTCGCCAAGCGCGCCAAGCTCGGCAAGGCCGAGGACTTCCGCGTGCGCTACGTGGAGAAGACCCCGAGCCCGTTCGAGCGCTTCTTCGCCGGCTTCGCCGGCAGCGGCGCCGGCGCGGCGGTGCTGGGCCGGTCCGAGTTCGCCCACAGCCTGCTGATCAAGGCCGTGCCGCAGGCGGCGGCGGACCTGCGCTTCGTCGAGAACGCGACCAAGTCCGGCAACGGCGCGCCGGTGAAGGCGCTGGCGTACTGCTTCTGCACGCTGTGA
- a CDS encoding SDR family oxidoreductase → MDPKRWRLDGQLALITGGSAGIGRAIARELLGFGADVLLAARDAAALESARAELVEDFPEREVQAFVADVADDEQRRELLDWVEDFGEGLHILVNNAGGNLSKATNDYTEDEWRQVFEINLFSAFELSRYAHALLTRHAASSIVNVGSVSGSTHVRTGSPYGMSKAAMHQMTRNLAVEWAEDGIRVNAVAPWYIRTRRTSDKLADPDYLDEVLLRTPAGRIGEPEEVAAAVAFLCLPAAAYITGECIAVDGGFLRYGF, encoded by the coding sequence ATGGACCCCAAGCGTTGGCGATTGGACGGACAGCTCGCGCTGATCACCGGCGGCAGCGCCGGCATCGGCCGGGCGATCGCGCGCGAACTGCTGGGCTTCGGCGCCGACGTGCTGCTGGCCGCGCGCGATGCGGCCGCGCTGGAGTCGGCGCGCGCCGAACTGGTCGAGGACTTTCCCGAGCGCGAGGTCCAGGCCTTCGTCGCCGACGTCGCCGACGACGAGCAGCGGCGCGAGCTGCTGGATTGGGTCGAGGATTTCGGCGAAGGCCTGCACATCCTGGTCAACAACGCCGGCGGCAACCTCAGCAAGGCCACCAACGACTACACCGAGGACGAGTGGCGGCAGGTGTTCGAGATCAACCTGTTCTCGGCGTTCGAGCTGTCGCGCTATGCGCACGCGCTGCTGACCCGGCATGCGGCCTCGAGCATCGTCAACGTCGGCAGCGTGTCGGGTTCGACCCACGTGCGCACCGGCTCGCCGTACGGCATGAGCAAGGCGGCGATGCACCAGATGACCCGCAACCTCGCGGTGGAATGGGCCGAGGACGGCATCCGGGTCAACGCGGTGGCGCCGTGGTACATCCGCACCCGCCGCACCTCCGACAAGCTGGCCGATCCGGACTATCTCGACGAAGTGCTGCTGCGCACCCCGGCCGGGCGCATCGGCGAGCCGGAGGAAGTGGCCGCGGCGGTCGCGTTCCTGTGCCTGCCGGCGGCGGCCTACATCACCGGCGAATGCATCGCGGTGGACGGCGGGTTCCTGCGTTACGGGTTCTGA
- a CDS encoding DUF4124 domain-containing protein produces the protein MRVWGLWMLLLAVSGAQAQGKVVIYRCTDAIGQLTVQNNVPCPKGSTQEKRVIEDAPVSSAPPTVITGPGQYPPPAQPAPPMHPPVSSQLPQVARPPQRPAPTAPTPPAPLPKADIADADRLPPPALYECRTYDNGRYLSDTDAPPQRCAPLQTTGLGNVGNGAGVACQMVDDQCQRIPDERLCENWKQRLREAESALRFGRADDRDASAGEYARIQRIVVESTCGKQ, from the coding sequence ATGCGCGTGTGGGGGTTGTGGATGTTGCTGCTGGCCGTTTCCGGCGCGCAGGCCCAGGGCAAGGTGGTGATCTACCGCTGCACCGACGCGATCGGCCAGCTCACCGTGCAGAACAACGTGCCCTGCCCCAAGGGCAGCACCCAGGAAAAGCGCGTGATCGAGGACGCGCCGGTGTCGTCGGCGCCGCCGACGGTGATCACCGGCCCCGGCCAGTATCCGCCGCCGGCGCAGCCGGCGCCGCCGATGCACCCGCCGGTGTCCTCGCAACTGCCGCAAGTGGCGCGGCCGCCGCAGCGTCCGGCGCCGACCGCGCCGACGCCTCCCGCGCCGCTGCCCAAGGCCGACATCGCCGACGCCGACCGGCTGCCGCCGCCGGCGCTGTACGAGTGCCGCACCTACGACAACGGCCGCTACCTCAGCGACACCGACGCGCCGCCGCAGCGCTGCGCGCCGCTGCAGACCACCGGCCTGGGCAACGTCGGCAACGGCGCCGGCGTGGCCTGCCAGATGGTCGACGACCAGTGCCAGCGCATCCCCGACGAGCGCCTGTGCGAGAACTGGAAGCAGCGCCTGCGCGAAGCCGAATCGGCGCTGCGCTTCGGCCGCGCCGACGACCGCGACGCCTCCGCCGGCGAGTACGCGCGGATCCAGCGCATCGTGGTCGAGAGCACCTGCGGCAAGCAGTGA
- a CDS encoding DUF4124 domain-containing protein, which translates to MPSAPRHRIAAAAVLACLAAGAAQATGAPAPPAADTPARPTAAQAAAAGKPSGEVLIYRCTDARGQLSLRDTPCAGGERQQTVSMVRPVDPPPRPTAPTPAPAPAAARAPAPATQVVVLRAPLPMYDCVRPDGSRYVSDNGDGNPRMMPLVDLGYGLPIYPNGSYSSGSYSRSEYSGGISSHSSLGTGLPPPQAGVRVADSSTRIAIGGRHGHVSYSRNNGYVVPGGYDYGYGAYYGSQLVRDECHPLPQQEVCAQLRDQRWAGDRRYNSALQSERARITEEQRVIDARLNADCGAY; encoded by the coding sequence ATGCCCTCCGCGCCGCGCCACCGCATCGCCGCCGCCGCCGTCCTCGCCTGCCTCGCCGCGGGCGCGGCGCAGGCCACGGGCGCGCCGGCGCCACCGGCCGCCGACACCCCGGCCCGGCCGACCGCGGCGCAGGCCGCCGCCGCGGGCAAGCCCAGCGGCGAAGTGCTGATCTACCGCTGCACCGACGCGCGCGGCCAGCTGAGCCTGCGCGATACGCCCTGCGCCGGCGGCGAGCGCCAGCAAACCGTCAGCATGGTCCGGCCGGTGGACCCGCCGCCGCGTCCCACCGCGCCGACGCCGGCGCCCGCCCCGGCCGCCGCGCGCGCGCCGGCGCCGGCGACCCAGGTCGTGGTGCTGCGCGCGCCGCTGCCGATGTACGACTGCGTGCGCCCCGACGGCAGCCGCTACGTCAGCGACAACGGCGACGGCAATCCGCGGATGATGCCGCTGGTCGACCTCGGCTACGGCCTGCCGATCTACCCGAACGGTTCCTATTCGAGCGGTTCGTACTCGCGCAGCGAGTACTCCGGCGGCATTTCCTCGCACAGTTCGCTCGGCACCGGCCTGCCGCCGCCGCAAGCCGGCGTGCGGGTGGCCGACTCGTCCACCCGCATCGCCATCGGCGGCCGCCACGGCCACGTCTCGTATTCGCGCAACAACGGCTATGTCGTGCCCGGCGGTTACGATTACGGCTACGGCGCCTACTACGGCAGCCAGCTGGTACGCGACGAATGCCACCCGCTGCCGCAGCAGGAAGTCTGCGCGCAGCTGCGCGACCAGCGCTGGGCCGGCGACCGCCGCTACAACAGCGCGCTGCAGAGCGAGCGCGCCAGGATCACCGAGGAACAGCGCGTCATCGACGCGCGCCTGAACGCCGATTGCGGAGCTTACTGA
- a CDS encoding EamA family transporter produces MTSFPAWAIWALLSAVFAALTAVLAKVGVQGISADYATLVRTVVILCVLALLVPLSGQWVDPRSLPARSLLFLALSGLATGASWLCYYRALQLGEVAQVAPVDKLSVVLAALFAVAFLGERPSPRDWLGLLLVGGGVLVLAWRR; encoded by the coding sequence ATGACCTCCTTCCCCGCCTGGGCGATATGGGCCCTGCTTTCGGCCGTGTTCGCGGCGCTGACCGCGGTGCTGGCCAAGGTCGGCGTGCAAGGCATCTCGGCCGACTATGCGACGCTCGTGCGCACGGTGGTGATCCTGTGCGTGCTGGCCCTGCTGGTGCCGCTGAGCGGGCAGTGGGTGGACCCGCGCAGCCTGCCGGCGCGCTCGCTGCTGTTCCTGGCCCTGTCCGGGCTCGCCACCGGCGCCTCGTGGCTGTGCTACTACCGCGCGCTGCAGCTCGGCGAGGTCGCGCAAGTGGCGCCGGTGGACAAGCTCAGCGTGGTGCTGGCGGCGCTGTTCGCGGTGGCCTTCCTCGGCGAGCGGCCGTCGCCGCGCGACTGGTTGGGCCTGCTGCTGGTCGGCGGCGGCGTGCTGGTACTGGCCTGGCGGCGCTGA
- a CDS encoding L-threonylcarbamoyladenylate synthase, whose translation MTASSLSIEQAAAALARGGVLVYPTEAVWGIGCDPFDRAAVLRLLAIKQRPVDKGVILIAASVAQFDALIDWDALPPERAQAVRASWPGPHTWALPATPAVPAWISGEHRSVALRVSAHPQAAALCRAHGGPLVSTSANLAGQPPAFRREQLDRAVLALADGVCEGETGGLAAPTPIRVALSGEVLRG comes from the coding sequence ATGACCGCCTCTTCGCTGAGCATCGAACAAGCCGCCGCCGCGCTCGCCCGCGGCGGCGTGCTGGTGTATCCGACCGAAGCGGTGTGGGGCATCGGCTGCGATCCGTTCGACCGCGCCGCGGTGCTGCGGTTGCTGGCGATCAAGCAGCGGCCGGTGGACAAGGGCGTGATCCTGATCGCCGCGTCGGTCGCGCAGTTCGACGCGTTGATCGATTGGGACGCGCTGCCGCCCGAACGCGCGCAGGCGGTGCGCGCGAGCTGGCCCGGTCCGCATACCTGGGCGCTGCCGGCGACGCCGGCGGTGCCGGCATGGATCAGCGGCGAACACCGCAGCGTCGCGCTGCGGGTCAGCGCGCATCCGCAGGCCGCCGCGCTGTGCCGCGCCCACGGCGGGCCGCTGGTGTCGACCAGCGCCAACCTCGCCGGCCAGCCGCCGGCGTTCCGCCGCGAGCAGCTCGACCGCGCCGTGCTGGCGCTGGCCGACGGCGTGTGCGAAGGCGAGACCGGCGGACTGGCCGCGCCGACGCCGATCCGGGTGGCGCTGAGCGGCGAGGTGCTGCGCGGCTGA
- a CDS encoding lytic polysaccharide monooxygenase, which yields MPRPAPLAPSLLALFALSFLCPAGDVRAHGSMVHPKSRIYACKQGDAENPSDPACRAAWQVSGSAMFYDWMSINRADADGRHRAVVPDGQLCSGGNPTFAGLDLARADWQAQPIAADANGRFAFLFKGTAPHATRAWTFYITRDGWNPERPLHWSDLEPFCTLGNVPLGSDGNYRLDCPLPKRSGRHVIYNTWQRSDSTEAFYTCMDVRFGAGSSPPPGGEPGTPPTRPGPQWNDAGALGLRGELAVGTVLTLRLFQADGRDAERIEVALGAGQTGAEAWPLRLAERVNAQSRYARVGVLEGGVVTPRAPAEANRVYLGGVARRFALETRTPAPQPGDRYDYAYPDGIGRYRPGETVVLGRDGKRYACRPFPQGGWCNIDHDAYRPGSGYAWQDAWIAY from the coding sequence ATGCCCCGCCCCGCTCCTCTTGCGCCTTCGCTGCTGGCGCTGTTCGCCTTGTCGTTCCTGTGCCCCGCTGGCGACGTTCGCGCGCACGGTTCCATGGTCCACCCCAAAAGCCGCATCTATGCCTGCAAGCAAGGCGATGCGGAGAATCCGTCCGATCCGGCCTGCCGCGCGGCCTGGCAGGTGTCGGGCTCGGCGATGTTCTACGACTGGATGAGCATCAACCGGGCCGACGCCGACGGCCGCCACCGCGCCGTCGTGCCCGACGGCCAGTTGTGCAGCGGCGGCAACCCGACGTTCGCCGGCCTCGACCTCGCTCGCGCGGACTGGCAGGCGCAGCCCATCGCGGCCGACGCCAACGGCCGCTTCGCGTTCCTGTTCAAGGGCACCGCGCCGCACGCCACGCGCGCGTGGACTTTCTACATCACCCGCGACGGCTGGAACCCGGAGCGGCCGCTGCACTGGAGCGACCTGGAGCCGTTCTGCACGCTCGGCAACGTGCCGCTCGGCAGCGACGGCAACTACCGCCTGGACTGCCCGCTGCCCAAGCGCAGCGGCCGCCACGTGATCTACAACACCTGGCAGCGCTCGGATTCGACCGAAGCGTTCTACACCTGCATGGACGTGCGCTTCGGCGCCGGCTCCAGCCCGCCGCCGGGCGGCGAACCCGGCACGCCGCCGACCCGGCCGGGCCCGCAGTGGAACGACGCCGGCGCGCTGGGTCTGCGCGGCGAACTGGCGGTCGGCACGGTGCTGACCTTGCGCCTGTTCCAGGCCGACGGGCGCGACGCCGAACGGATCGAGGTCGCGCTCGGCGCCGGCCAGACCGGCGCCGAAGCGTGGCCGCTGCGCCTGGCCGAGCGGGTCAACGCGCAATCGCGCTACGCGCGCGTCGGCGTGCTCGAAGGCGGCGTGGTGACGCCGCGCGCCCCGGCCGAGGCCAACCGCGTCTACCTCGGCGGCGTCGCCCGTCGCTTCGCCCTGGAAACGCGGACACCCGCGCCGCAACCCGGCGACCGCTACGACTACGCCTATCCCGACGGCATCGGCCGCTACCGGCCCGGCGAGACCGTGGTGCTCGGTCGCGACGGCAAGCGCTACGCGTGCCGGCCGTTCCCGCAAGGCGGCTGGTGCAACATCGACCACGACGCCTATCGCCCGGGCAGCGGTTACGCCTGGCAGGACGCCTGGATCGCGTACTGA
- a CDS encoding lytic polysaccharide monooxygenase — translation MTRIQRCTLLSAAVALCAAALPASTAFAHGTFVNPQSRIYKCYLGNKENPSDPACRAAWAVAGSQLFYDWNGINQANANSNHRAVVPDGKLCSGNNPTFRGLDIVRSDWQTSTVRSGSSYTFTFYATAPHATKDWTFYVTPQGWNPNSTLRWGDLQQFCKTGPIPLSAGNNYHITCTLPARTGRHVIYNTWQRSDSTEAFYTCMDVNFTSSLADARSPWREVGPLNVINDYPAGTAVTLRVFNADGSDAEKIETVLRAGETSTAQWPQRVAAQVNARAKFARIGQQRGGQVQAQAGTDNRVYVSGNRSYAFDVRLPASAQPPADHAHHGH, via the coding sequence ATGACCCGCATCCAGCGTTGCACCCTGCTGTCCGCCGCCGTCGCCCTGTGCGCGGCCGCGCTGCCCGCCTCCACCGCCTTCGCCCACGGCACGTTCGTCAATCCGCAAAGCCGGATCTACAAGTGCTACCTGGGCAACAAGGAAAATCCCTCCGATCCGGCCTGCCGCGCCGCCTGGGCCGTGGCCGGCTCGCAGCTGTTCTACGACTGGAACGGCATCAACCAGGCCAACGCCAACAGCAACCACCGCGCGGTGGTGCCCGACGGCAAGCTGTGCAGCGGCAACAACCCGACCTTCCGCGGCCTGGACATCGTGCGCAGCGATTGGCAGACCAGCACCGTGCGCTCCGGCAGCAGCTACACCTTCACCTTCTACGCCACCGCGCCGCACGCGACCAAGGACTGGACGTTCTACGTGACGCCGCAGGGCTGGAACCCGAACTCGACCCTGCGCTGGGGCGACCTGCAGCAGTTCTGCAAGACCGGGCCGATCCCGTTGTCGGCCGGCAACAACTACCACATCACCTGCACCCTGCCGGCGCGCACCGGCCGCCATGTGATCTACAACACCTGGCAGCGCTCGGATTCGACCGAGGCGTTCTACACCTGCATGGACGTCAACTTCACCAGCTCGCTCGCCGACGCGCGCTCGCCGTGGCGCGAGGTCGGCCCGCTCAACGTGATCAACGACTACCCGGCCGGCACCGCGGTGACCCTGCGCGTATTCAACGCCGACGGCAGCGACGCGGAGAAGATCGAGACCGTGCTGCGCGCCGGCGAGACCTCCACCGCGCAGTGGCCGCAGCGCGTCGCCGCGCAGGTCAACGCGCGCGCCAAGTTCGCCCGCATCGGCCAGCAGCGCGGCGGCCAGGTGCAGGCGCAGGCCGGCACCGACAACCGCGTCTACGTCAGCGGCAACCGTTCCTACGCCTTCGACGTACGCCTGCCGGCGTCTGCGCAGCCGCCGGCCGATCACGCCCATCACGGCCACTGA
- a CDS encoding IS30 family transposase: MGQAYSHLSAEERGAIMVLIAQGASGRRIAQVLGRAQSTIARELRRNGYRSDLAAPLRGRPRLEPGYDATRAGRRAQRLRRRARVRRKLQRDTPLWRRVRYWLERCWSPQQIADKLRDLYPDRPWLHVSHETIYTAIYAMPRGELRRQVTRLLRQGRKSGRRTRQGGDARGHLPDLPNIRLRPPAAHERLMPGHWEGDLIVGAHNRSAIGVLVCRRTLYVKLVKLEDATARTVLEAFGSAFEGVTPQLRQTLTYDQGKEMALHRQLSERTGLSIYFADPHSPWQRGICENTNGLLRQYFPKGTDLSVHSAQRLKEVAWEMNNRPRRSLGVRSPVEVLYEELKTLQVQGDALGT, from the coding sequence ATGGGCCAGGCATATTCACATCTGAGCGCCGAAGAGCGTGGCGCCATCATGGTCCTGATCGCCCAAGGGGCGAGCGGCCGCCGGATCGCTCAGGTGCTGGGCCGCGCGCAAAGCACCATCGCTCGCGAACTGCGCCGCAACGGATACCGGTCCGATTTGGCGGCGCCGCTGAGAGGGCGCCCTCGCCTGGAACCGGGCTACGACGCAACCCGGGCGGGCCGACGGGCGCAACGATTGCGTCGGCGAGCACGGGTGCGCCGCAAGCTGCAACGCGATACTCCGCTGTGGCGGCGCGTTCGCTACTGGCTGGAGCGGTGCTGGTCGCCGCAACAGATTGCCGACAAACTGCGAGATCTGTATCCCGACCGGCCCTGGCTGCACGTGTCGCACGAAACGATCTATACCGCGATCTACGCGATGCCGCGCGGCGAACTGCGCCGCCAGGTGACCCGGCTGTTGCGGCAAGGGCGCAAATCCGGCCGCCGCACGCGTCAGGGAGGCGATGCCCGCGGGCATTTGCCGGATCTGCCCAACATCCGCCTGCGGCCGCCGGCGGCGCATGAGCGCTTGATGCCGGGGCATTGGGAGGGCGATCTGATCGTCGGCGCGCACAACCGCTCGGCGATCGGCGTGTTGGTCTGCCGCCGCACCTTGTACGTCAAGCTGGTCAAGCTCGAAGACGCGACCGCGCGCACGGTGCTGGAGGCCTTCGGCTCGGCGTTCGAGGGCGTGACGCCGCAGCTGCGCCAGACCTTGACCTACGACCAGGGCAAGGAAATGGCGTTGCATCGGCAGTTGAGCGAACGCACCGGTTTATCGATCTATTTCGCCGACCCGCATAGTCCTTGGCAACGCGGCATTTGCGAAAACACCAACGGTTTGTTGCGGCAATACTTCCCCAAGGGAACCGATTTGTCGGTGCATTCTGCGCAGCGGCTCAAGGAGGTGGCGTGGGAAATGAACAACCGCCCCCGTCGCAGCCTGGGTGTGCGCTCACCGGTTGAGGTGCTGTATGAAGAGCTCAAAACCCTACAGGTGCAGGGTGATGCACTTGGAACTTGA
- a CDS encoding DMT family transporter yields MSSAQLTATAAPPSRSLPLRAGLMAAASVSLALLAVLSRYTRGLAPELVTWGRFVLPVLVLTAFARGPDWRAAWSLADRLGWLRALCAVIAQICFVFAATQGDLLQAVLLYNTGPLFIPLVAWLWLREPLRPATVAGLALGFLGVLAVLRPGGRAPDPLALVALTGGVAMAVSQVLFYRSAQRQPPLRNQFKLYTQASLLSLPLALLGAAHTPWATVLGGGAASEPVWVLTLALLGMTACSLGNQSLRDLAYRGMDNASTLAPLMYVAVPVSAALDWLLFGRVAAPMALFGAALIVAGAVVALRSGRARRRGLRLEGMRRRGCRGRARRGDGVGTERGVLRMKHEHRGFDCCCCRCCCWWWCCCGCSL; encoded by the coding sequence ATGTCTTCCGCCCAGCTGACCGCCACGGCCGCCCCGCCCTCCCGCTCCCTGCCCCTGCGCGCCGGCCTGATGGCGGCCGCGTCGGTCTCCCTGGCCCTGCTCGCCGTGCTCAGCCGCTACACCCGCGGCCTGGCGCCGGAGCTGGTCACCTGGGGCCGCTTCGTCCTGCCGGTGCTGGTGCTGACCGCGTTCGCGCGCGGACCGGACTGGCGTGCGGCGTGGTCGCTGGCCGACCGCCTGGGCTGGCTGCGCGCGCTGTGCGCGGTGATCGCGCAGATCTGCTTCGTGTTCGCCGCGACCCAGGGCGACCTGTTGCAGGCGGTGCTGCTGTACAACACCGGCCCCTTGTTCATCCCGCTGGTGGCGTGGCTGTGGCTGCGCGAACCGCTGCGGCCGGCGACCGTGGCCGGGCTGGCGCTGGGCTTTCTCGGCGTGCTCGCGGTGCTGCGCCCGGGCGGCCGCGCGCCGGACCCGCTGGCCCTGGTCGCGCTGACCGGCGGCGTCGCCATGGCGGTGTCGCAGGTGCTGTTCTATCGCAGCGCGCAGCGCCAACCGCCGCTGCGCAACCAGTTCAAGCTGTACACCCAGGCCTCGCTGCTGAGCCTGCCGCTGGCCCTGCTCGGCGCGGCGCACACGCCCTGGGCCACGGTGCTGGGCGGCGGCGCCGCGTCCGAGCCGGTGTGGGTGCTGACCCTGGCCTTGCTCGGCATGACCGCGTGCAGCCTGGGCAACCAGTCGCTGCGCGACCTGGCATACCGCGGCATGGACAACGCCTCGACCCTGGCGCCGTTGATGTACGTGGCGGTGCCGGTCAGCGCCGCGCTCGACTGGCTGCTGTTCGGCCGCGTCGCCGCGCCGATGGCGCTGTTCGGCGCGGCGCTGATCGTCGCCGGCGCGGTGGTGGCGCTGCGCAGCGGGCGCGCGAGGCGGCGCGGGCTTCGCCTTGAGGGAATGCGGCGGCGCGGTTGTCGAGGGCGCGCGCGGCGCGGCGATGGCGTTGGGACGGAGCGGGGCGTGCTCAGGATGAAGCATGAGCATCGCGGCTTTGATTGCTGTTGCTGTCGCTGCTGTTGTTGGTGGTGGTGTTGCTGTGGCTGTTCGCTTTGA
- a CDS encoding LysR family transcriptional regulator: MTTGIDAPEPRDAPPARRLPPLRALQAFAAVVRHDGMRRAAEHLHLSHAALSQHVQHLEEAFGLRLLDRSGGRARPTPLGREFGEALIDGFARIEAASARLRLRGDESRRLLLGAPTSLSVSVLLPRIEEFSARAGFELQLICPAGAADLAQARVHALLMHRDPGEQGLRGELLFEQALVPVVSPALHARLDPQRWWLDPVPGARLLHVVSEGWREDWPAWFGDDVAAWPLPQLSLSSPMPAISAALAGQGIALLYPRLIAQRLQQGELKALPLPRAAPAKRLYLAWLPEAEGAARLGWVRDWVVALLRGEEAV, from the coding sequence ATGACCACAGGCATCGACGCTCCGGAACCCCGCGACGCCCCGCCCGCGCGCCGGCTGCCGCCGCTGCGCGCCTTGCAGGCCTTCGCCGCGGTGGTCCGCCACGACGGCATGCGCCGCGCCGCCGAGCACCTGCACCTGAGCCACGCCGCGCTGAGCCAGCACGTCCAGCACCTGGAGGAGGCCTTCGGCCTGCGCCTGCTCGACCGCAGCGGCGGCCGCGCGCGGCCGACCCCGCTGGGGCGCGAGTTCGGCGAGGCGCTGATCGACGGCTTCGCCCGGATCGAGGCGGCGAGCGCGCGCCTGCGCCTGCGCGGCGACGAAAGCCGGCGCCTGCTGCTGGGTGCGCCGACCAGCCTCAGCGTGAGCGTGCTGTTGCCGCGGATCGAGGAGTTCTCCGCCCGCGCCGGATTCGAGTTGCAATTGATCTGCCCGGCCGGCGCCGCCGACCTCGCCCAAGCGCGCGTGCATGCGTTGCTGATGCATCGCGATCCCGGCGAACAAGGGCTGCGCGGCGAGCTGCTGTTCGAGCAGGCGCTGGTGCCGGTCGTCTCGCCCGCGCTGCACGCGCGGCTGGACCCGCAGCGCTGGTGGCTGGACCCGGTGCCCGGCGCGCGCCTGCTGCACGTGGTCAGCGAGGGCTGGCGCGAAGACTGGCCGGCCTGGTTCGGCGACGACGTCGCGGCCTGGCCGCTGCCGCAGCTGAGCCTGTCCTCGCCGATGCCGGCGATCAGCGCGGCGCTGGCCGGGCAGGGCATCGCCTTGCTGTATCCGCGGCTGATCGCGCAGCGGTTGCAACAGGGCGAGTTGAAGGCCTTGCCGCTGCCGCGCGCCGCGCCGGCCAAGCGCTTGTACCTGGCGTGGCTGCCGGAAGCCGAAGGCGCGGCGCGGCTGGGATGGGTGCGCGATTGGGTGGTGGCGTTGTTGCGCGGCGAGGAGGCGGTGTAG